tatgggGTGTGACTTCAGGATCTTTAAAACAACTGGAAAGCCATCTTTTGGCATAAAAATGTTTCTAGGTCATCTTGCTTTTCGAAGAGCCATGGAAAGAACTTCTCTTACTCACCTCCTTTTTCCAACTATTGCTCAGCTTTTGGGACAAATTTCAGCTCACTCTTTATGTTCTGAATCTCTGATAAGTTGACAGCAGGACCTGGAAGTTTCCTAGCTCCGGGGAGATGCTTcttgtctttctcctcttctgtagCAGGAACACTCTGCATAAAAGGATATCAGTCACCTTGCTGCTGTAATAGAAAGCTCTTGAGCATAAGCACAGGTCAGTTATTTGAGAAACAGTAAAAGATTATATACTAAAAGATACTAAATGCAATCACAATGAAAACACTAGCAGGGGAAGGAGGGTGGGAAGAGATGGATTATTCTGTTGGCTGTTGTCTTTAATTGTCCAAacacattttgaagaaaaaaaacatagaagaTGGTCAGTGCAGAGAAATGCGGATCTTCCTGTAAATGGACAAGAATTTACACTGTCAGCTTGCtagcataaaaacaaaagagtaTTAAACTGCAACAGCAGAACTTTCATTttttggtggggaaaaaaaaggctaagGAATCATTCTTATCATCCACTGTTGTACAGTCTCATAGTTGCTGGTCACATGGATAGGAAAAACATCATGCATTTCCCCAGATTTGGAAATCAACTATGAGAGAAAGCTATCCCCAAAAGACCTGTCCATAGTCAGCTTGAGTTGATGTTTAATGTTTCTTAACTTAAGGGATTTTTGCCCCTTTATGTTTGAAATGAGTTTGTGCCCAATGGCTATTTAGCTGacactgcaaaaatacagaCTAAAAACCCACACTAACACAACAGCAAACATTTCAGCTAACTTCCTGATGCACCATAGCATTTTACCCCTCAGTACTTCCTCCACTGTAATATTGTATTTTAGACAATTATTTAGCATGCATTTTAGACAACTTCTATTCTACGCTGAGCAATTTTTTGAAGGTATAGCTTTCCAGTACTGAGCTTAAGGTTTAGCCAGcctgttctgtattttgtagACCAGATATTTTGTAGAAGGAATCAGGTAGAATCAGAAGTGAATGAATACTTTACTGCAAATAATTTCACaattaagctttttctttttaaattattctgtaaaTGTCCTCTTGGGGTGAGCTTTTTGGAGTTTGGAGTTAATTCAGTGTTCGGATTTCTTAGCCTGTGATCAGTCAATTCCTAACCTTTAATTTCACTTCTCAAATTTTAGAGTTGTCTGTTAAATATTATTGGCCAGTAAAATCCATTTTTGACCAAGGGACTACATATCAATAAGGAAGCAGAATTTTACAATGTAAAGTAGCAAATAAAGAATTTTAGAAAACCAAGTTTCATTTTATACAGTCTTCTATTCTGGTTCCGTATTATCTGAGCTACACAGAGATTATCatataaaagaaaactggagaaattATGTTGCTTGGTTTAGGGGATTTCTACTATCTTCCCATTTTTTAGCTAATATGGTATTAGTTATTACAAgcttacattttttgttttggtcaTTTAAGATCCCAGTCAGTAGTCCAGCCCGATATCACACAAACTCTTTAATACCTTGCTTATGATCTAACATCTGGGAACAAAACTCAGCAGGAGAATAATTAAATTGACACAGAAATTGTTCGGAGAGATGCATGAAACTGTATCAGTTAAATGGTGTCATGagcttgttttgcttcctttcacaGTTATACTGCACAGCTTGCTAATttgaaaaaatcagaaaaataaattactaacTAACCCTAGCTACCATCCTGAAAACCCTACATTTCTTAGTAGTTCATAGCAGTTATTGTATTTAAAAGACAATTTCAAGTCATCTGCAAAAACTGTTCTTTCTGATAGTACAAATGGTGCACACTGTGAAATGATTGAGATGTATGAAAAGAGTTAACAAACACAAGCATAGAAATGTTCAGAGTGcagaaaagttgttttctgaaattccCACCTcccatttattttgcatgttaCTGTGGTCTTTCCTTTGACCTTCACAAATATGCATTTCCTTTGGACTATACCAACCCTCTGAGTAAGAACCATACTTCTCTTATCTCCTTTGCCAAGGTTTTGAAATGCAGCTAAAAATGCTGAGGGCTATTAGCAAAAGATATATTTATCTAAGGCTGCTCTAAAGACCCATGAGCTATACTGACTGCAAAGCTTAACCAGGGAAGAATGCAGAAAGAGAAGTTCATTGGTGGCATTTTTATTCTATTCGTATGACAAGAGAATCTTCCATAGTCTTTACTCCCATTGGTTTGGTTAAACATAAAGCCAGGACCAAGAACTTTCATTTCATAATATCTGTCTCATGTATAATATTTATGTAATTGTAGAGCAAAGCAATTACCCAACCAAATCTAATCTTCAGCActtgtcatttattttatctctcACATACTACCATAATTCACTCATATCACATTAGTTTCTGctaaaaaatattaattcccTCACCAGTTTAATTACTGTAGAgagaatgtgtttttatttccttccgGGAAACAGTATGTGCTTAAGGtcactttctctgttttgtattcttttaagtattaaaaagatttaaatcaTGCTGAATTTGATaagaataattttctgtaaACAGAGCAACATTTATATCAAGTATGTTGaaattcaaaaaagaaaacttgtctCATTCAGACCAAAAAGGAATCTGGCATTCCTTAACCAAAATTTCCCACTGTATGTGCCTGTACCTAGTCATAAGCAGCTAAGGATTTGTCCAAAGCAAACCAGGCTATTGGATTGGGAAGGCTCCTTCCAactacagcagctctgcttcagccAGCGTGCAACACTGAGTCCTGCCCAAGCTGGCCTGGCTGCATGAGTCAGTCTGAGCCTTACTGTCCATGGCTCCAAGGAACATCAGCAGCTCTGGTGCAGAAGGACCAGTTGTGAGATGGGGATTACACAGCCTGACTATGCCAATTGACTAAGGAGCAATAGACAGACATCCTAACACGTGTATTTTTCCTATTTGGAGCATCTCTATTTCTCCACAGTTGGTTTTAGTTGCTTAAAAGTTCATGGCAAATAAGATGGTCTAATAACATCCTGAAATATGACATCTGTGATCCTTGTTGGCTAAGGTATAAATTACACTTCTTATTACAAATTCAGTGTTGAATACTCCCTGTAAATTACAGGTGTCAAAACACAGAATTCACTCTGCCAAGGAGTATATTCTTTCATCTGCAGGTAAATGAGTTCACAgtttctggttttaatttgcAAACATTTAATCTTTACactccatttttatttgttgatAAATAGTCCAAAAAAACTTTCCAAATGTCAGGTTTGAATTCCTGTCCAACACTGTTAATCTGTAACAGTAAAGAATGCCACAGGGCAGCAGGTAGTAATGAACCCTCTAAAAGTTTTGCTATAACTTTACCTGATGTAAAAGCACAGTTAAAGCACTGGCTCCAACCTAAATAAATACTGTTCATGAACTTCTGACAGCAGATATCATCCTGTTGTTGAAGTAGTGCTACACTCCCTCAAAATACTTTGAGTTCCTATAGGTACCTCAGCAGCAAAAACCACATTGTTATGAAGGGTTTCATAGCTGGTCGGTTACTACCATAAGTCATTGTTTATGTCAGCTGTGGTACCTATGATTGGTAGGCAGTGCTGTAAGATTGATTTAAATGCTTTCTCACATCAATGTCAGGGAttcccttggaaaaaaaaaaacaaataaaatcaaaaaagCCCCACTTCTTCTTACCTCCTCCGCTTCTTCAGGtgttacttcttttcttttatgagGATGTCCTGCACCAGGTCTAAATGCTCCCATGGGGATGTTAATATTAGCCTGTCAGAATGAAATTATAATGTTTATAATAATGACTGATAGATAGACACAGTTGGTTAGTGGCAAAACTCTAAAGGGGTACAACAGGAGTACAGATGTTCTTGTACAGACATTCATAACAACACTTCCATGGGAAAGAGAAACGCTTCCatctctgtgattctatgattctattctaaagatggaaagtgaaaaatcaaagcaacCTGGACAGGGGTAGTAGGAGCCCCAGTGGGGTCCATTTCCCAAATCAGCCCAATCCTGGTCAAACACAGGACAGAGTCTTAGCCCCTGGCTTCAAGAGTCTTCCTCTAGATGGTACCTGTATGACtaaagaaatctgatttttcatCTGTGAGATAAGCCAGTAGCCATAATAATAATGCAGCttgaaatagattttttaaagtaatgatTCCTGGAAGGACAGCTTAGGGAAGAATAGCTAAAATGTATCTGTCCTTATGTGACCTAGACTGGatcattttaaaagtcaaatGGTGTGATCAACTAAATGCACAAATTAAACCTATTCTTATCTCATGATCTCTGAAAAGAAGCTGCTCATAGGAAATGTCATCAAAATATCATGACTCCCACTTCGAAAACCAGCGGGAGAATTGGTAATGCCACTGAGCTGAAGCAGAGAGCCTTCGAACAGCAAGCTGCTTTATTGTCATTTACCATCTGACTGATTTGCACAGAATGAGGATGAACAATCCCGTCCTTCTGCTCAAATCATGGTCCTGCAGATTGCGCCCAGGTTGGATAACCACAGGAACACAGCCCACAAATGTTCTGGCAGTAATTCAGCTCCTGATGAATTAAAAATCCAATTGACATGAAAtaagcagctttctctttttttttttcattttttttacatttctatttatGCAAGTTGCTGATTCCATTTCAGTGGGGCTTGCAAATGTCTGTAGAGCCATGTATTTTAGAGAGAAATAGGGATTCATTTCACATGCTTTTTCACTGAGCATTAGTTTAGATATTGTGAAACCTTTTGTCTGCACTCATTAAGTTCCCAGGAGACAGGGCATTTTCAGCCTCACAGTACTTAACTCGTTATTTCATTTaggagtggaaaaaaacagctttgctATTTATATTATGCATCTCCCCAGACAGTCTCTGGTACCTCCAGTCAGATGCTTTTTTTGGAATAGGAAACAGCTTAGCACTTTACAGAGAGTGTGGCCACACAGGTCTGCAGAACTGAATTACCAGAGCTATTCCCAGCTCTCCTCCTCATTTTGTTTGGGCATCTATTGTTCTTGGAGtcaataaaagaagaaatcagcCTCCTACAGCCTCCCAAGGCTGACCACAAAACTGTAAATCCTTGCATTTCCTCCTGTGATGGACTGTGACTAAAATTGGTTCAGGAAACAAAAGTGAACCAGGAAGTGCCAGACTGCTAATCAAACTAAAGAAGCCATTCTTTGGTCCACTTCAGCAATTTCAGAGTGATATGTGTCACTCTGCAGCAGTTCGAATCATTTCACCTGCAATAAATGCATTCACTTCAGAGTTTAGACAAGATGTATGCAAACACAAAATACTTAGTAAAATGAGCAACCTTTAAGACACGGTTTAACAATGTCTGGACTTGATAGCACACCACACTATAACACAtgataaatgtaaatatttctaggatgaaaagaaagcatggcTAATTTCCTAGTAACTCCTGACCAGAGATGCCAGAATCCTGAGCCATAAATCTCCTCTTAACCCAAGTCTGGTCCATTCTCATGGATAAGCAGCCATGTAAAGCATGAGCAATGGACTGAGTCCTGCATTCCAGTGTAGCTCTGCAGGGACTGTGTTGTGTTGCAATCAACACAAGTTTAtaaatgcacttttaaaaatCCTCCTCAGGGCTTTTGCTACCTGGCTGCTGGGATGGAGAAACAAGTCTTGGTGACCTCTTCCTTGCTTGTCTGACACCATCCAGTGAAATGTGAACATTTTCCAGTGGACATCCAGTGAACATTTTTCATTCCAAACTCTTGAAGCTGTAAATTATAATTGCTGTAGACAGACCTCTTTATCTGtgttacttatttttaataatactaATTCTTACTGTGCTtacatctttctttgtttctggaaaGTGCCTACCATAGTTTGGATGTCGTTGCAGTTCTCACAGTGAGTAGGAATTTGTCCTACTGTACTCTACTATGATGCCCCATCACTGTAGATATCCAAGGTGAGTCTGGATGGGGgtctgagcaccctgatgtagctgtaggtgtcgctgttcattgcaggggagttggactaggtggcccttaagggtcccttccaacttaaataattctgtgatcctattagaatgagggctgctctgaaagtaatgattCCTATTTTATTAggttgaaggaaaaaaaaaaaaaaaggaaagaaaaggaaagaaaaggaaaggaaaggaaaggaaaggaaaggaaaggaaaggaaaggaaaggaaaggaaaggaaaggaaaggaaaggaaaggaaaggaaaggaaaggaaaaggaaaggaaagggaaaggaaaggaaaggaaaggaaggaaaggaaaggaaggagagaagagaaagaagagaagagaagagaagaagaagagaagaagagaagagaagagaagaagaagagaagagaagaagaagagaagagaagagaagagaaagaagagaaaagaaaagaaaacgaaaaagaaaagaaacgaaaagaaagaaaagaaaagaaaagaaagacaagaaaaagaaaagaaagaaaaggtagatataatggaaaggaaagcaatgtataaaggaaaagaaaagaaatagggGAAGCCGGGAAAGCACCCATACccatccacaacctcccccccccaccgACACACACCCACCAGCCTATCACACAAAGAAACTGATCGAAAAAAGAACAAGCACGTACCTACGCCTGGTGTTTGTGAGGAGAGTAATTGTCAGAAAGAGCTATAAACATCCTTTTATGCACTGAGAGGGAGAGTGAGGGGAAACCAACAATGAAAGTTAGCAGGAGTTAATACTTCTTTGGTCCCCTATGATCCCAAAATACTCTTAGGAACAAGCTGTTACTCTTAACATGTCTGTATTTAGTGGCTCACAGGATGTGAGGATTTCAGTGTACATCTTGTACAGTCAGAAAGAAGCTATACCTGACATGCATCATCACCAGATAATTCAGTCAGTGAGGTGGCATTACAGTTCTGTTGTTATAGCACTATGTATATTCTGTACAGGATGTCAGTCTTACTGCAATAGCATCTAGTAGCAAAGGATCATAATACATGAATTACAATGCATGAAAGTAACGCGACATTTTGAGTTGCGGTTCTCAGAGTGCTCCAAGTGTAACAGGCATCAACTCAAGAGCaagtgtccctgctggagcagcctAATGtttaatggatttattttaaaattcacacAGTATTTTTCCTAGTGCAAATTAaccatttggaaaaaaaaaaaaaaaaaaaaaaaaaaaaaagtttcatcaTATATGAAACTCACTGCTTAaacttaatgcattttttaatggaCAAActagaaacatttctttacatttagAAGTTGGATAGTCATTGTAAAACTAGAAAGAAGTCTAGGGCTAGTTTACTTTAAGGAAAAGAGTAAACTAAATTCATTCCTTGAAAACACTTGCACtttgtttaaaagtaaaatgtaatttaatctATGAATTATctacattttttcattaaacatataaatatttccattgtCTGTATATGAGGGATAAAAATCTGAACTAACCCAATAAAATTAATGTCTTCTGATAATTTCAACTGAATTAAACTTGTGTGTCTTTTCCAGTAACATCTGATGACAACCAACATAGCATTCTTAGTGTCTTTCCACTTTAGTATGCAGTCTAGCAACTGAGTAACTAATCTTCTTGATAGTTCAGTCCACTAAGTTAGTATTACCTTGGGGAAACAGAGGGTTAAGGCTTCTCATACCATGTAGAGAAttccattttgtgattcttACCTATTTTAAAAGGAATCTGAGCTGATGGCAAAAATTCGGTTGTATGTGCATTTTACAAAATACAAGATTACTCTGTAAAATTCTGCAGCTCAggaattccttttttctttttttttttttttatcaagaaTCAATGATAGGCACAAATTAAGTACAGTTTTACCTACTTAAATGGTGATGATGGGCAAATTCTTCAGGTATCTCTTTTACAACAATATAACAACTAACTTCACTGTTACGACAGTAAGCCATCATTTGAGGAAGTATATGACATACAGGgattttctaatgaaaatataaacttTTCTCACATTCTATTTAGGCtgtaaacaaaatgttttcttgatcaaatattgcattttttctctttttctcgAGGGTATACAGGCATTAAAAGCCTTAATAATTCCGCTATTCTTTTAGACCATAGTTCTtcaaaaattacattaattctGTGGAATATCCAATCGTTGCAATAATTAGTTTTACTCATAATGCTGATCAGTTTTGTAGAAATATCACATGTTTTACTTTGCTGGTTCACCAACAGACATAAGCTAATGTTGAAAAGAACACATAAGCAAGAAAGTGATAAGTTATGATATTCATCATGTCAAAACTTTTCAGTATCAAGCTTTTAATTATGAAAGAATAATCTCCATTTAGCACTTTTGCAGAGTTTTGTAGGAGCAAAGTGCAGTCTAAAAGACTATAGAGGTtgagatttattatttattatattagaAACATAAATACTTCCTCGTGTCACCTGAGAATGGCCTTGAACAAtgtgtctgtgctgttttgaaacaattttcttaAGACAGTGTCTTATCCCTGCAAGCAAAATGGGAAAGTGTTACAGGCTGTGACATCCTGATACCTAGGGGAGATAAACTAGAACTTAACCCATGCTGCCTCTTGACAGGCATCCATTTCACCTGCCCATCTCCAATTTCCGTTTCAGTTTCAGAGTTGCTTAGATATTCCTTATGAATATAAAAAGGAGACAGAATACCTGAGCTTCTCCCAATTAATCTTTCATAGCCACAAATGGAGTCCTCTccttcacattaaaaacaataatgagTACAGATAAACAATCACTCAAACCCTTAATGGCATCGTAAAATGAGCATGAGCTAAAGGAAGTGTTTGAGGATAAACAATGCATGATTATCACTGTCACAGTATGTAGGTAGGAGTTATGAGAACACTAAGTTTAAACCTTCTTTCAAATAAAGCATAACTTGTCAGAGAGCGTagataaatgcagatttaaTCACCTACTTCATACATCATTGTAATTTCTTCATACATgtagactgaaagaaagaaaaaaagaaaggaaaggaaaagaaaggaaaggaaaggcaaaaagaaaaggaaaggaacaacGGAAACGGAACAGGAAacggaaaggaaaggaaaggaagaagaaaggaacaggaaaggagaagaaggaaagaaaggaaaggaaggaaaggaaaggaaaggaaaggaaaggaaaggaaaggaaaggaaaggaaaggaaaggaaaggaaaggaaaggaaaggaaaggaaaggaaaggaaaaagaaatatactaTCTCTTTAACTGAATAATAGTCAGCCTTTTACTGGACTAGTACTTCATCACTATGTCActataaggaaaaataaggatAGTAATATTTAAAGTTGGTCAGTTAGTACTTGAACATCTATCAGAGAACTCACTGATAACAACCAAATTGTAGCATATTTTGACTACAGTATTTTACCTAACATTGGAAAGAAAACTTTGAGAACAGTAATAAACGATGTAGGAGAAAATAGTGGAAATGCAGTGAGAAATCACAAGTGTGCCAAAGACTTTGTGACTCCAAAGGTCATAACTTTCCCATGGAGGCAAGTAACAAAAAACCAATCATTGTAGGTTGCCTTCAGACCAGAGTATCAGTCCGAAGTTGTATCCCTGAAGCTGCATGGAAGATTGTTCTTGTATACTCTCTTATCAGCTTTAAGTCTGTTCCTAATTCTGAGCAGAACCTAAAGTTCAGATGACCTGCCATTAGGGGTCTCTCTCTGCCCACTCAGATGCGTGGGTGTTAGCTGACCCCAAACTCAGAAGATGTAGGCTTCAGATTTAAATAGGTGAACTGACATTTGTAAATAagcaacaataaataaattcaaccatgcaaaatgcaaacagcatgCTTCCAGTGAATCTTACGCTGTGGCACTATGTTGAAATCAGAGAGTTCTAAAGTTCAGAATTCAGTTTGAGGGGCTTAGTCACTGAAGTTCATTGCAACATTTGCAAAGATTTCAGTAAGCCAAAATTTCAACTAAAGGATTTATTGCactccctttcctttttaaaagtcCTTGCTATGCACAGAAACAAGCATTTCTTTACGACTGCCACACAGCTCATACTGATGCATTGTGCTGTTATCAGGAGCTGTATcccaaaatgaaatacaaaacaaccCACCAGTTTATTGAATAACAGGGCTCATAATacagaaaagtttattttttcttatcttttcctctttcgaatcatagaacagaaaaatggaaacaaaagggCAGGAAATTAATACAAACGCTTTAAAACACTGTGGGTCTACTTTCTAAACATAGCCACAGAATAATTCAGGCTAAGGTAAACTCTTCTGTCTTGTGTGTCTGCATTGCAGAAACAGTGCTCCACACTTTTCTGGCTACCTCAAACAAATGGGTAAGGATTCACAAGGGATTTCtactttaaagaaaaccaaTTGTGCTTCTCAATGAGATCCTCTGAGCTTGCAATGATTGCAATCAGACTCTTAATGACAGACGTATGATACAGTTATGTAGGACTCCTTGTGGAGGAGGTGATTTTCCTACCAGTTTATGCTGTCCTCATTACTGCTGGAGAAATCAGGACAACAGTACACCACTGAGTAAAAATAGACAATCTTCCCCAGCTCTTTCCTTCACTCTCCTGATTTTCCCTCCAGAACAGCACTGACCGTCAACCATCAGAAAATAAACCCCACATTACAGATGCATCTGCTACTGAAGTCATTACTGTATTCatatacatttctgtatttttttttccaggtgtCTCAGAAAGTTAAGAGTGCTGCACTGACTTTTTCTGGCATCCTACTCAAATCTGCAGACTCAGACAAATCACTCTCCACAGTCACTTCCATGGCCAAATTTCCCATGTGCAGGCTCAGAGAAGAAGTAAAGGCACATAGCCTTTAAGCCCCGGTGCCTTTTGGGCTGCCCCATACCTTACCTCTTACCTTTTATGGTCTGCATGCTGAGCCAAACTtaggaagcagcagaacagatttCAGTTCGGAGCTGTTTAATGCCAGGCTGCCCCTGCAAATTCCTGTGCTTTCTTCACTTCCCAGTGAAAGTAACCACTACTTTTTGTAGGCTGACAAAAACCTGTGTTGTGAAAAggtcctttaaaaaacaaaggaCCTATCTACTGTCCCTCtgctaaaaataatttctgacaGGGCTGCAGAAAGATAATGAGCTGACTGATTCAATTTGCTTTAAATGCAATGAGGTATCATAATGCCATCTTTTGTAATCTGCACAAGAGATGCACAGTAGCTTACACACACCAGGAGGGACTCCCCCCAGCTGAATGCTGTCCTTTTCCCCCCTGCTGTACTTACAGCATCAAGCACAAAGGCTATTTTggacacagaactgcagtgtaTTATCTTATTAAAAGGCTTAGATGGGAACCACATCACTATGGAACCCAGCTAGCACAAATAAAGAAACCCCCACTTTGCAGCTTCCTGAGTGTTACTACATGCTGTAAGGAAATGCtataatattttctgtaatgcagTTCCCACCACCACCATTACCTGTTAAACTAGCAGCAAAAGACTACCTCTCTTACCATCAACCCCTCCCACAACATTTCATTAGATGTAGCATATAGAAAACAATAAGCATGTTCCTATGTACTACAGCATTTAAGCTAATACGGTTGTGCTTCTTATGAGTCAGCAGGCATTTAAACAactgttttaaatcttttaagATCCTCGCAGCCGATGAAGCAATAACTATAATGATCTGCTCTAAATACTGTGCACAAGACAttaaaacaagcataaaaacaGAACTACTACAGTAGGCTCACAGCCAGCTATTAAAGAgtttttatgtctttttgtAATTGACCCCTTCAACATTAGCTTACTTTTCTAGTTATATAAGAAAAGTTCCAAACCGTTGAATGAGTGTATACACCTCCCGATGCTGATAGAGGTACCTTCTTTTACCGGCTGAAGTATTGACTGTGATCCGCCAAATGTGTCTGAAACAGCTCTGATGCTTTCAGCCTGGACGGCACCGAGGGCTGCTCCAGGCTGGAGTGGAGCTCGGCTGAGAAGCAAAGTGTAAAAGAGAATTCCTGTCATAGCTTCCAGTTGTTCTTCCTAAATATAGCATTTGATTCACTCTGCAACTTGGTCCCCTGTGACACTTGACCATCGTAAAACCAGGGCTCAAGTGTCAAGCAGTAGGTGTTGAAGGAACACACCTTTGGGTCCTTTTCATGCCCTCCCTTTCCCTGTGGCACATGATGGTGGGAGGTAGTACACATCTCCTCCAGCAGTGTGTGGGGCAGCACatgcctccctccctcccacatcagagaaagaaataattacaaagaCGTAATTAGGAAGAACTCACCTCATTGGGACTATCTAGGGGAGGTGAATGTCACAACAGCATTGCTATATTGTTGCTGGGTTGGGAGTAAAGTTGCCCAAGGGTCTTGGCTTGCTGTTTCTGCATGCAGGAATGCTGTGATGGCAGGAAGGAGAGCTCCTGAACTGGTGAAGCCATGGCTGCTGGTTGTTGAAAGGTAGGGCatatgaatgaagaaaaaccAAGGAACAAGTGTGTGGGAAGCTTATATAGTTAATAAAGACATGAAAAGTTATTATACAGTTGTGCTCACACTACCTGTGAGTGCTGAAGTCAAGTGAAGGAGATGAGCGAGTTGTGTGGGACACAGCCTCATTTTCCCACTTCTACAAGTGCAGCCTCCTGCCCATTACAGCTTTAGAGAAGAGAACTTTCCTCTTGCTCTGCTATGCCTGTTTTCCACTGACCCACAGCACTAACTGCAACAACAGCAGTGTTATCCCTGGAATTACTGGaactgtccctctctactctgcccttgtgtgGACCcgtctggagtactgtgtccagaccTGGGGCCCCTCATAGAGGatggatgtggagctgttggacaGGGCCCAGAGAAGGTTCAGAAAAATGATtagagagctggagcacctctc
The Coturnix japonica isolate 7356 chromosome 1, Coturnix japonica 2.1, whole genome shotgun sequence DNA segment above includes these coding regions:
- the SMPX gene encoding small muscular protein, which codes for MGAFRPGAGHPHKRKEVTPEEAEESVPATEEEKDKKHLPGARKLPGPAVNLSEIQNIKSELKFVPKAEQ